Genomic segment of bacterium:
GCCTTGGCAAACAGGACGGCGGCTCCACGCCGATAAAGGCGCTGGGCGCGACGGATCAGCACTCGCAGGTCCAGCTCTACATGGAAGGGCCCAGGGACAAGGTCTTCACCTTCCTGGGGGTGGAGAAATTCTCTGCCGACGATTCGGCCACGCGCATCTCGGAGGCCGACGGCGCATACGAGTATTTGAACGGCAAGGACATGGGAGAAATCCTGCGCGCCGAGCAGGCGGCGACCACGCGCGCACTGGCGAGCCAGGGCCGGCCGAGCCTCACGGTCGCCTTCCCCGCGGTGGACGCGCGCCACATGGGCGAGTTCTTCATGCTCTACGAGACGGCCACCGCGATCGCGGGCGCGCTCTACGGCGTGAACCCGTTCGACCAGCCCGGTGTCGAGCTCGGGAAAAAGCTGACCAGGGAGATACTTGGAAAAGAATGACACAAAAAAACCGTTCCTCACCACGGCCTGGGTCGCCTCCACGTACTTCGCCGAGGGCCTCCCGTACATGCTCGTGCGCTTCATGTCCTCTGTCTTCTTCACAGACATGGGGGTGCGCGAGGCACTCCTGGGCTTCCTCAACTTCCTGGGGATACCCTGGAACCTCAAGTTTCTCTGGGCGCCCTTCCTGGACATATTCGGCACCAAGCGCAGCTGGATGCTCAACATCCAGCTCATCATCACCGCGCTCACCTTCGCGATCTCGGCGGTCGCCGGCTTCTACTCCAAGGGCGGACCCACTTCCGCGCTCTCCGTCATAGCCTTCATCTTCGTGGGGCTGGCGTTCGTCTCCGCGACAAACGACGTCGCGATCGACGCATACTACCTCGAAGGGCTGACCGAGAAGCGCGACCAGGCGGCGTACTCGGGTCTGCGCGTAATGGCCTACAGGATCGCGGTCATCTACGCGCGCAGCGTGCTGGTCGCCGTCGCGGGCATCGCGAACTGGGTCTGGGGCTTCGGCGCGGGCGCGGCGACCATGCTAGCCCTGTTCATCCTCCACAATGCGATCCTGCCCCGCTTCGAGGTCGAGCGCGCTAAGAAGCGCATACGGGTAAAAGAGGTCGCCCGCCAATTCATAGATTCGTTCTCATCGTACCTGAAA
This window contains:
- a CDS encoding MFS transporter encodes the protein MEKNDTKKPFLTTAWVASTYFAEGLPYMLVRFMSSVFFTDMGVREALLGFLNFLGIPWNLKFLWAPFLDIFGTKRSWMLNIQLIITALTFAISAVAGFYSKGGPTSALSVIAFIFVGLAFVSATNDVAIDAYYLEGLTEKRDQAAYSGLRVMAYRIAVIYARSVLVAVAGIANWVWGFGAGAATMLALFILHNAILPRFEVERAKKRIRVKEVARQFIDSFSSYLKQDRILVVLIFVASYKLGDEILFSMNTPFLMRELGVTKTQLSLIAGVIGSVTAIAGAMLGAWWIKRVGLRRAIWPITLLMNVNIWAYVLLAWVKPSAADPLGLAFIAAVHGYENIAAGLGTAALMVYLMRLCSQQYKAAHFAIGTAIMSIGATFIGGFSGIIVEKVGYTNLFILGFIAAIPSILLLFKIPLHEEDEKAK
- a CDS encoding glucose-6-phosphate isomerase (catalyzes the formation of D-fructose 6-phosphate from D-glucose 6-phosphate), whose amino-acid sequence is LGKQDGGSTPIKALGATDQHSQVQLYMEGPRDKVFTFLGVEKFSADDSATRISEADGAYEYLNGKDMGEILRAEQAATTRALASQGRPSLTVAFPAVDARHMGEFFMLYETATAIAGALYGVNPFDQPGVELGKKLTREILGKE